A section of the Halopiger aswanensis genome encodes:
- the nrfD gene encoding NrfD/PsrC family molybdoenzyme membrane anchor subunit — MSTKTPSEADILRPVNKFSKKFIALSAVSALALGVFLVAWAYQLQQGLIVTGLGDWGSGGGSTWGLYIGAFIWWVGIAHGGIILSASVRLLGMDRYMPVARLAEMLTLAGLSAAGFYILVHMGRPDRMVTSVLGHYHITVNNSPLVWDVTVITAYFVMTATYLGLTLRYDVNRLRDQLPDQFEPIYKLMTIGYTEKEDEVIERMVWWLAAAVIIMAPLLLHGGVIPWLFSLLPAMPAWTGAIQGPQFLSIALTSAISGVILLSYAFRRAYDWDHIITDDIFRGLLLWLGFFCLLFLWFQLQQLVNGSFLGPLDQAHATEGKLGHPIYITSMLMVLGTLVFIFLQGIRPALFSKGRALAAGFVVLTATFLEKLLFVVEGFLHPHFDIYWNVPGTYFPSAIEWLSLAGTIGLVVMFFLSISRLVPVVELHAIEHLRGDHGHEHGQEEATDAASEPEVKA; from the coding sequence ATGAGCACGAAGACACCCTCCGAGGCGGACATCCTCCGCCCGGTCAACAAGTTCTCGAAGAAGTTCATCGCGCTCTCTGCAGTCTCCGCGCTGGCGCTCGGGGTCTTCCTCGTCGCCTGGGCCTACCAGCTCCAGCAGGGGCTGATCGTCACCGGCCTCGGCGACTGGGGGAGCGGTGGCGGCTCCACCTGGGGCCTGTACATCGGCGCGTTCATCTGGTGGGTCGGGATCGCCCACGGCGGGATTATCCTCTCCGCGTCCGTGCGGCTGCTCGGCATGGACCGATACATGCCGGTCGCCCGTCTCGCCGAGATGCTGACGCTGGCCGGCCTCTCCGCCGCCGGCTTCTACATTCTGGTCCACATGGGTCGCCCGGACCGGATGGTCACGAGCGTCCTCGGTCACTACCACATCACGGTCAACAACTCGCCGCTGGTGTGGGACGTGACCGTCATCACGGCCTACTTCGTGATGACTGCGACCTACCTCGGCCTGACGCTTCGCTACGACGTTAACCGGCTGCGCGACCAGCTGCCGGACCAGTTCGAGCCGATCTACAAGCTGATGACGATCGGCTACACCGAGAAGGAAGACGAGGTCATCGAGCGGATGGTCTGGTGGCTCGCCGCCGCCGTCATCATCATGGCCCCGCTCCTGCTCCACGGCGGCGTCATTCCGTGGCTGTTCTCGCTGCTCCCGGCGATGCCGGCCTGGACCGGCGCGATTCAGGGGCCGCAGTTCCTCTCGATCGCACTCACGTCGGCGATCAGCGGCGTGATCCTGCTGTCGTACGCCTTCCGTCGCGCCTACGACTGGGATCACATCATCACGGACGACATCTTCCGCGGGCTGCTCCTGTGGCTCGGGTTCTTCTGCCTGCTGTTCCTCTGGTTCCAGCTCCAGCAGCTGGTCAACGGGTCGTTCCTCGGCCCGCTCGACCAGGCCCACGCGACCGAGGGCAAGCTCGGCCACCCCATCTACATCACCTCGATGCTGATGGTGCTTGGCACGCTCGTGTTCATCTTCCTGCAGGGCATCCGACCCGCCCTGTTCAGCAAGGGCCGCGCGCTCGCCGCCGGCTTCGTCGTCCTCACGGCGACCTTCCTCGAGAAGCTGCTGTTCGTCGTGGAAGGGTTCCTGCACCCCCACTTCGACATCTACTGGAACGTGCCGGGAACCTACTTCCCGAGCGCGATCGAGTGGCTCTCGCTGGCCGGCACGATCGGACTGGTGGTAATGTTCTTCCTCAGCATCTCCCGTCTCGTTCCGGTCGTCGAACTCCACGCGATCGAACACCTGCGTGGCGACCACGGCCACGAGCACGGACAGGAGGAAGCGACTGACGCTGCGTCCGAACCGGAGGTGAAAGCATGA
- a CDS encoding S1 domain-containing protein, which produces MSFATTLAAAVSSVLYHGYDGTAGFTGFVNEGTWVIFALILVPIYIMLIAWFTGKPRDTKTGLLGVSYLAGLTTSMWVGMFFLTVLIGIVFYGGMPEPLAAPGP; this is translated from the coding sequence ATGAGCTTCGCCACGACGCTCGCCGCTGCCGTCTCGTCGGTCCTGTACCACGGTTACGACGGGACCGCGGGCTTCACCGGCTTCGTCAACGAGGGGACCTGGGTCATCTTCGCGCTGATCCTTGTGCCGATCTACATCATGCTCATCGCATGGTTCACCGGCAAACCCCGCGACACGAAGACGGGACTGCTCGGCGTCTCCTACCTCGCCGGGCTGACGACGTCGATGTGGGTCGGCATGTTCTTCCTGACCGTGCTGATCGGCATCGTCTTCTACGGCGGCATGCCCGAGCCGCTCGCGGCGCCCGGTCCGTAA
- a CDS encoding Mrp/NBP35 family ATP-binding protein codes for MSITEHELKIKLEDIEDPDIGEDIVTLGLVNDVVIDDETARISLAFNAPYAPSEMEIGNRVRELCEEVGLEADLRAHVGEEHGFDDQVLPRVRNVIAVASGKGGVGKTTVAANIAAGLEKRGAMVGLLDADIHGPNVPKILPVESEPGVTPDEDIVPPRSDGVRVISMGFMMEEEDDPAILRGPMVNKFMMKFLEGVEWGRLDYLIVDLPPGTGDATLNLLQSMPVTGAVVVTTPQEMALEDTRKGIQMFNKHDTPVLGVVENMSSFVCPSCGDQHGLFGTEGADTIVDNYDAPLLGRIPIHPDFGADGSEGPIVKDDESPVQEHVEDVVAEAADRIGEANRRTVAEHTSDEPADALPTETED; via the coding sequence ATGAGTATCACAGAACACGAACTCAAAATCAAACTCGAGGACATCGAGGACCCCGATATCGGCGAGGATATCGTGACGCTCGGGCTGGTCAACGATGTCGTGATCGACGACGAGACCGCGCGGATCTCGCTCGCGTTCAACGCGCCCTACGCGCCCTCGGAGATGGAGATCGGCAACCGCGTCCGCGAGCTCTGCGAGGAGGTCGGCCTCGAGGCCGACCTGCGCGCCCACGTCGGCGAGGAACACGGCTTCGACGATCAGGTCCTCCCGCGAGTGCGCAACGTCATCGCGGTCGCCTCGGGGAAGGGCGGCGTCGGCAAGACGACCGTCGCGGCCAACATCGCCGCCGGCCTCGAGAAGCGCGGTGCGATGGTCGGCCTGCTTGACGCCGACATTCACGGGCCGAACGTACCCAAGATCCTGCCGGTCGAGAGCGAACCCGGCGTCACGCCCGACGAGGACATCGTCCCGCCGCGCTCGGACGGCGTCCGCGTGATCAGCATGGGCTTCATGATGGAGGAGGAGGACGACCCTGCCATCCTCCGTGGCCCGATGGTCAACAAGTTCATGATGAAGTTCCTCGAGGGCGTCGAGTGGGGCCGCCTCGACTACCTCATCGTCGACCTGCCGCCGGGGACTGGCGACGCGACGCTGAACCTGCTCCAGTCGATGCCCGTGACGGGCGCGGTCGTCGTCACGACGCCCCAGGAGATGGCCCTGGAGGACACTCGCAAGGGGATCCAGATGTTCAACAAGCACGACACGCCGGTGCTTGGCGTCGTCGAGAACATGAGTTCGTTCGTCTGCCCGTCCTGTGGCGACCAGCACGGCCTGTTCGGCACCGAGGGCGCGGACACGATCGTCGACAACTACGACGCGCCGCTGCTGGGTCGCATCCCGATCCACCCGGACTTCGGCGCCGACGGCAGCGAAGGCCCGATCGTCAAGGACGACGAGAGTCCGGTACAGGAGCACGTCGAGGACGTCGTCGCCGAAGCGGCCGACCGCATCGGCGAGGCCAACCGTCGCACGGTCGCCGAACACACCTCCGACGAGCCCGCCGACGCGCTCCCGACCGAAACCGAAGACTGA
- a CDS encoding cupin domain-containing protein gives MSTSLDAYGDAVADLEPADGEVETAELVVTDDVLVKAFALGPGAELEPHEHGESTNVFHVLEGTVTVLQGDESEEIEAPGVVHHERGVDHGAKNETDERVVFTASLCPLPS, from the coding sequence ATGTCCACGTCACTCGACGCGTACGGCGACGCCGTCGCCGACCTCGAGCCGGCCGACGGCGAGGTCGAAACGGCGGAACTGGTCGTCACCGACGACGTGCTCGTGAAGGCCTTCGCGCTCGGCCCGGGCGCGGAACTCGAACCCCACGAACACGGCGAGAGTACGAACGTCTTCCACGTTCTCGAGGGGACGGTGACGGTCCTGCAGGGCGACGAGAGCGAGGAAATCGAGGCGCCGGGCGTCGTTCACCACGAGCGCGGCGTCGATCACGGCGCGAAAAACGAAACCGACGAGCGGGTCGTCTTTACGGCGAGTCTGTGCCCGCTGCCGTCCTGA
- a CDS encoding asparagine synthase C-terminal domain-containing protein, translating into MATLHGADAETVREALERGEPLPGTAGFAGEIDGKLVRDVLGREPLFLEGTEATATGETEDDAWAFEPTALEDPTPVPAGGVVDADEAGRVVPADVERRWTLPDPDPEPDHETALEALDDAIRTATDTARTAEREIAVAFSGGVDSALVAELLDAPLYVVGFPDSHDVEAARTAAEAMGRELTVVELEPADLERAVPEIVRATGRTNAMDVQIALPLYLVGERVAADGYDALAVGQGADELFGGYEKVVRLDHRVDAETTRGAVREQIRSLPDQLPRDVLTIRATGLEPVAPLLHDRVVEAALRLPDDLLADAETRKRAFRQVASRYLPEEVAMRDKKAVQYGSLVARELDRLARQNGYKRRMDDHVSKYVASLLENEVEGEGEVEDE; encoded by the coding sequence ATGGCAACTCTCCACGGTGCCGACGCCGAGACGGTTCGCGAGGCACTCGAGCGCGGCGAGCCGCTGCCAGGGACGGCCGGCTTCGCGGGCGAGATCGACGGCAAGCTCGTCCGGGACGTGCTCGGTCGGGAACCGCTGTTTCTCGAGGGCACAGAGGCGACGGCCACAGGCGAGACCGAGGACGACGCGTGGGCGTTCGAACCGACCGCGCTCGAGGATCCCACGCCGGTTCCTGCGGGTGGGGTGGTGGACGCCGACGAGGCGGGACGCGTTGTCCCGGCCGACGTCGAACGCCGCTGGACGCTGCCCGATCCAGATCCCGAACCCGATCACGAGACCGCCCTCGAGGCGCTCGACGATGCGATCCGAACCGCGACCGACACCGCTCGAACCGCCGAGCGCGAGATTGCCGTCGCCTTCTCCGGCGGCGTCGACTCCGCGCTGGTGGCCGAACTGCTGGACGCGCCGCTGTACGTCGTCGGCTTCCCCGACAGCCACGACGTCGAGGCCGCACGTACGGCCGCCGAGGCGATGGGCCGCGAGCTGACGGTCGTCGAACTCGAGCCCGCGGACCTCGAGCGCGCGGTGCCCGAGATCGTCCGCGCGACGGGGCGGACGAACGCGATGGACGTCCAGATCGCCCTGCCGCTGTACCTGGTCGGCGAACGGGTCGCCGCGGACGGCTACGACGCGCTCGCGGTCGGCCAGGGCGCGGACGAACTGTTCGGCGGCTACGAGAAGGTCGTCCGGCTCGACCACCGCGTCGACGCGGAGACGACCCGTGGTGCCGTCCGCGAGCAGATCCGGAGTTTGCCCGACCAGCTTCCCCGGGACGTGCTGACGATCCGAGCGACCGGCCTCGAGCCGGTCGCGCCGCTGCTCCACGACCGCGTGGTCGAGGCGGCGCTGCGGCTGCCGGATGACCTCCTGGCCGACGCGGAGACGCGAAAGCGGGCCTTCCGCCAGGTTGCCTCGCGGTACCTCCCCGAGGAGGTCGCGATGCGGGACAAGAAGGCGGTCCAGTACGGCAGCCTCGTCGCCCGCGAACTCGACCGACTCGCGCGACAGAACGGCTACAAGCGCCGGATGGACGACCACGTCTCGAAGTACGTCGCGTCGCTGCTCGAGAACGAGGTCGAGGGCGAGGGTGAGGTCGAGGACGAGTAA
- a CDS encoding PHP domain-containing protein: protein MLSVELHAHSSLSYDGRDSVELILEQAEAVGLDAIAVTDHDEIDASLEAAERAPDYGLVGIPAMEISSKAGHILGLGVEEAVPPGLSFESTLEAIREQGGLAVIPHPFQESRHGVMARISREELAKGDAIEVYNSRLLTGRANRQADRFARSRDLPRTAGSDAHISEMVGQAITRVDAEERSVDAILEAIRDGKTSVEGKRTPWHISLQQFAGGVTRRIRSGILGVFR, encoded by the coding sequence GTGCTGTCGGTCGAACTTCACGCCCACTCGTCGCTGTCGTACGACGGCCGGGACTCGGTCGAACTCATCTTAGAGCAGGCCGAGGCCGTCGGCCTCGACGCGATCGCCGTCACCGATCACGACGAAATCGACGCGAGCCTCGAGGCCGCCGAACGGGCCCCCGACTACGGGCTCGTCGGCATCCCGGCGATGGAAATCTCGAGCAAGGCGGGCCACATCCTCGGCCTGGGTGTCGAGGAGGCGGTGCCGCCCGGACTCTCTTTCGAATCCACGCTCGAGGCGATCCGCGAGCAGGGCGGGCTGGCGGTGATCCCCCATCCGTTCCAGGAATCTCGCCACGGTGTGATGGCCCGAATTTCTCGGGAAGAACTCGCGAAAGGCGACGCGATCGAAGTCTACAACTCCCGGCTACTAACCGGCCGCGCGAACCGGCAGGCCGACCGTTTCGCGCGCTCGCGAGACCTGCCCAGAACCGCCGGCAGCGACGCCCACATCAGCGAGATGGTCGGCCAGGCGATCACCCGCGTCGACGCCGAGGAGCGATCCGTCGACGCGATTCTCGAGGCGATCCGCGACGGGAAGACGTCCGTCGAAGGCAAGCGGACGCCGTGGCATATCAGCCTCCAGCAGTTCGCCGGCGGCGTGACGCGCCGCATCCGAAGCGGCATCCTCGGGGTGTTCCGATAA
- a CDS encoding arsenate-mycothiol transferase ArsC, translating to MSTDHTETDSEPETDSSTTTVAFVCVQNAGRSQMATAFAERERERRDADIDIVSGGTDPADTVHEEVVTAMGELGIDLSDRTPREITPEDLQDCEYVITMGCSAEGVCPATWSGENRDWDLTDPHGADEETVREIRDEIESRVEALFDEL from the coding sequence ATGTCCACCGACCACACAGAGACCGACTCCGAACCCGAGACCGACTCGAGCACGACCACCGTCGCCTTCGTCTGCGTCCAGAACGCCGGGCGCAGCCAGATGGCGACCGCTTTCGCCGAACGCGAGCGCGAGCGCCGGGACGCCGACATCGACATCGTCTCCGGCGGAACCGATCCGGCCGATACCGTCCACGAGGAGGTCGTCACCGCTATGGGCGAGCTCGGCATCGACCTCAGCGATCGAACGCCTCGAGAGATTACCCCCGAAGACCTGCAGGACTGCGAGTACGTCATCACGATGGGTTGCTCCGCCGAGGGCGTCTGTCCGGCGACCTGGAGCGGCGAGAACCGCGACTGGGACCTGACGGATCCCCACGGAGCCGACGAGGAGACGGTCCGCGAAATCCGGGACGAAATCGAGTCCCGCGTCGAGGCGTTGTTCGACGAACTGTAG
- the arsB gene encoding ACR3 family arsenite efflux transporter, which produces MSSETVDATGHEHGPNCGCESCGDPRSMDFLDKYLTVWIFAAMAVGVGLGYIAPEVTQPIRDLHLVEIGLVAMMYPPLAKADYGKLPTVFSNWRILGLSLVQNWLIGPTLMFGLAVVFFSGLVPGLPARPEYFLGLVFIGMARCIAMVLVWNELAEGSTEYVTGLVAFNSLFQIVTYGVYVWFFGLVLPPLLGMESLVAGITTFDVTPMQVFWAIAVFLGIPFAGGVLTRFVGTRTKGETWYDEEFVPKIDPLTLVALLFTVVVMFATQGENIVAAPADVLLIAVPLTIYFVVMFLVSFGMGRGIGADYSTTTAIGFTAASNNFELAIAVSVAVFGVGSGVAFATVVGPLIEVPVLLALVNVALYFQRRFDWDGFETGSLEEANAPSASPTDD; this is translated from the coding sequence ATGAGTAGCGAGACCGTCGACGCCACGGGCCACGAACACGGCCCGAACTGCGGCTGCGAGAGTTGCGGCGATCCGCGGTCGATGGATTTCCTCGATAAGTACCTCACCGTCTGGATCTTCGCCGCGATGGCGGTCGGCGTCGGCCTCGGTTACATCGCGCCCGAAGTCACGCAACCGATTCGAGACCTCCACTTAGTCGAGATCGGCCTCGTCGCGATGATGTACCCGCCGCTGGCCAAAGCCGACTACGGGAAGCTCCCGACGGTGTTCAGCAACTGGCGGATCCTCGGCCTGAGCCTCGTCCAGAACTGGCTCATCGGCCCGACGCTGATGTTCGGGCTCGCGGTCGTCTTCTTCAGCGGGCTCGTACCCGGCCTCCCGGCCCGTCCCGAGTACTTTCTGGGGCTCGTGTTCATCGGGATGGCCCGCTGTATCGCGATGGTACTCGTCTGGAACGAACTCGCGGAGGGCTCGACCGAGTACGTCACCGGCCTCGTGGCCTTCAACAGCCTCTTTCAGATCGTCACCTACGGCGTCTACGTCTGGTTCTTCGGACTCGTCCTGCCGCCGCTGCTTGGCATGGAGTCGCTCGTCGCCGGGATCACGACCTTCGACGTGACGCCGATGCAGGTGTTCTGGGCCATCGCCGTCTTCCTCGGGATCCCCTTCGCCGGCGGCGTCCTCACCCGGTTCGTCGGCACGCGAACGAAGGGCGAGACGTGGTACGACGAGGAGTTCGTCCCGAAGATCGACCCCCTGACGCTGGTCGCGCTCCTGTTTACCGTCGTCGTGATGTTCGCCACGCAGGGCGAGAACATCGTCGCCGCGCCCGCGGACGTCCTGCTGATCGCCGTCCCGCTGACGATCTACTTCGTCGTGATGTTCCTCGTCAGCTTCGGCATGGGCCGGGGGATCGGGGCCGACTACTCGACGACGACCGCGATCGGCTTCACCGCCGCCTCGAACAACTTCGAACTCGCGATCGCCGTCTCCGTCGCCGTCTTCGGCGTCGGCTCCGGCGTCGCCTTCGCCACCGTCGTCGGCCCGCTCATCGAGGTGCCCGTCCTGCTCGCCCTAGTCAACGTCGCGCTGTACTTCCAGCGGCGCTTCGACTGGGACGGGTTCGAGACCGGCAGCCTCGAGGAAGCGAACGCGCCGTCGGCATCGCCGACCGACGACTAA
- a CDS encoding ArsR/SmtB family transcription factor gives MARATERLQRYLESELDECRDEDIDCRLEELDALEATIGEDRVETELDVLSAMGNETRYRIVRALVAAEEELCVCELDAIVDVSESGLSHALSELVDAGLVSGRKDGRWKKYRATNRAVALVTVLDGCVSDE, from the coding sequence ATGGCACGAGCGACGGAACGACTCCAACGCTATCTCGAGTCGGAACTGGACGAGTGTCGCGACGAAGACATCGATTGCCGCCTCGAGGAACTCGACGCGCTCGAGGCGACGATCGGCGAGGATCGGGTCGAGACGGAACTGGACGTCCTCTCGGCGATGGGAAACGAGACGCGCTACCGGATCGTCCGCGCGCTCGTGGCAGCCGAGGAGGAGCTGTGCGTCTGCGAACTAGACGCGATCGTCGACGTCAGCGAGAGCGGGCTGAGCCACGCGCTCTCGGAACTCGTCGACGCGGGGCTCGTCTCCGGTCGCAAAGACGGCCGCTGGAAGAAGTACCGGGCGACCAACCGCGCCGTGGCGCTGGTCACGGTCCTCGACGGGTGCGTAAGCGATGAGTAG
- a CDS encoding MFS transporter, giving the protein MGTEEIEVDQQEPSALDTFRQFFALERDVLVLSLAMFAFSLGFQMTSRFLPDYMVALGASGFVVGLFGTFGNIISAVYPYPGGAISDRIGSRYALTLFGLLSTLGFALWLVAGQFDPIAVGPVTIEPWLWIFVGLVLAQAWKSFGLGATFAVVKQATDPSRLAAGFASTETFRRTAFLVGPVLAAVLIGFHPDFTTSFQFVLAVAVVFGVLGTAIQHVLYDASEDSIGGSFAGLEQIVQDLRDMPDPLRPLLVGDTLVRFANGMVYAFFVLVVTRLYEVGLETTIAVGGFSYAIDLSPQAFFGYLLGVEMLVALLVMVPAAKVAERVGLKPVVALGFAVYAIFPIVLINVPEFTTNTAAAMILVFAFSGLRFAGLPSHKALIVGPAEQGAGGRVTGTYYLLRNTIVIPSAALGGYLWEFVSAELAFTIAAVIGVVGTGYFLLFGEEFEAYQ; this is encoded by the coding sequence ATGGGGACGGAAGAGATCGAAGTCGACCAACAGGAACCGAGCGCTCTGGATACGTTCCGCCAGTTCTTCGCCCTCGAGCGGGACGTGCTGGTGCTGTCGCTGGCGATGTTCGCCTTCAGCCTCGGCTTCCAGATGACGAGTCGCTTTTTGCCGGACTACATGGTCGCACTGGGCGCGTCGGGGTTCGTCGTCGGGCTGTTCGGCACGTTCGGGAATATCATCTCGGCCGTCTACCCGTATCCCGGCGGCGCGATCTCGGATCGGATCGGCTCGCGGTACGCGCTGACGCTGTTCGGACTGCTGTCGACGCTCGGCTTTGCGCTCTGGCTCGTCGCGGGGCAGTTCGATCCGATCGCGGTCGGCCCCGTCACGATCGAGCCCTGGCTCTGGATCTTCGTCGGACTGGTGCTCGCGCAGGCCTGGAAGTCGTTCGGCCTCGGGGCGACCTTCGCCGTCGTCAAGCAGGCCACCGACCCCTCGCGGCTGGCGGCCGGCTTCGCGAGCACCGAGACGTTCCGTCGGACCGCTTTCCTCGTCGGGCCCGTCCTGGCCGCGGTGCTCATCGGTTTCCACCCCGACTTCACCACCAGCTTCCAGTTCGTCCTCGCGGTCGCGGTCGTCTTCGGCGTCTTGGGAACCGCCATCCAGCACGTCCTCTACGATGCCAGCGAGGACTCGATCGGCGGCTCCTTCGCGGGCCTCGAGCAGATCGTCCAGGATTTGCGGGACATGCCCGACCCGCTGCGGCCGCTGCTGGTCGGCGACACGCTCGTCCGGTTCGCTAACGGGATGGTCTACGCCTTCTTCGTGCTCGTGGTGACCCGGCTCTACGAGGTCGGCCTCGAGACGACGATCGCTGTCGGCGGGTTCTCCTACGCGATCGACCTCTCCCCGCAGGCCTTCTTCGGCTACCTGCTGGGCGTCGAGATGCTCGTCGCGCTGCTCGTGATGGTCCCCGCGGCCAAGGTCGCCGAGCGCGTCGGACTCAAGCCCGTCGTGGCGCTCGGCTTCGCCGTCTACGCGATATTCCCGATCGTCCTGATTAACGTCCCCGAGTTCACAACCAACACCGCAGCGGCGATGATCCTCGTGTTCGCGTTCTCCGGGCTGCGGTTCGCCGGGCTCCCATCACACAAGGCACTGATCGTCGGCCCCGCGGAGCAGGGTGCCGGCGGTCGCGTGACGGGGACGTACTACCTGCTCCGAAACACGATCGTCATCCCCAGCGCCGCGCTGGGCGGCTACCTCTGGGAGTTCGTCAGCGCGGAGCTCGCCTTTACGATCGCCGCGGTCATCGGCGTCGTCGGCACCGGCTACTTCCTCCTGTTCGGCGAGGAGTTCGAAGCCTACCAGTAG